A single region of the Triticum dicoccoides isolate Atlit2015 ecotype Zavitan chromosome 2B, WEW_v2.0, whole genome shotgun sequence genome encodes:
- the LOC119364026 gene encoding kinesin-like protein KIN-12A isoform X2 has translation MRSLFSRQARHPTTPPPPFSGGETPPRRRTPKENVDPSTPAHHPHSGDHASPYRSPSSAAKPLLTRNRSLPPRPPSSNPLKRKLDVSPARAAVGPPPEAATASDSGVQVVVRIRPPCSVEGEEAGEDGRGPDACVRKMATNSVAIQGQDFTFDAVADAASTQEDLFKLVGQPLVENCLSGFNSSIFAYGQTGSGKTYTMWGPLSAISGDSMGCERGLTPRVFEQLFSRIKEEQGKHRDKELIYNCTCSFLEIYNEQITDLLDPMQKNLQIREDVKTACVYVESLTKEFVFTMKDVTQLLVKGLANRRTGSTSANADSSRSHCVFTCVIKSESKNLEDGSNSIRVSRINLVDLAGSERQKLTHAAGDRLKEAGNINRSLSALGNLINILAEISQSGKQRHVPYRDSKLTFLLQESLGGNAMLAMICAVSPSERCKNETLSTLRFAQRAKAIKNNAVVNEQKEDDVNALHEQIRHLKDELHRMKSNGGSEGGNGSFSTGWNARRSLHLLKMSLNRPTAFQAIKEDSDEEMEIDENDVEKPSNHDMVIALAGDIGFKRLPASEVTNAGFSHVDAFDGDKVLMPTKRSCSDASKLGEDRCNLNLAASIQRGLQVIESHQNNGAWRRASVGLNARIRDVLPCKVDVSTQTDPEESQARDNTLALVPSCVVEISSNESKDPDACRDLQLVPADGAVPSDGLKQQQILKAVEKVLAGSIRREMARDEQCAKQAVEIQQLNRLYKHERECSAVIAQTMEGKIARLESLMDGTLPTDEFIHEEYLSLMNEHKILQKKYDNHPEVLRAEIEVKALQRELDLCRNYMDEKEVLQEEIHHLKSQLHYMLSSSASLRRLWPSPQLHQSANPSPGTKDDDGDANIAEAADYAEAESKWIALMDELRADLEANKSLVGRLRSELESEKKCSEESKEALQTAMQGYTRILEQYADLEERHIGLHAMHRKILDGVEDVKMRAAKAGVKGVELRFLNSLGAEISFLRAENKSLHDQRKDTAEAVQAAGELLVRLKEAEEATTVAQNRALLAEQETEKAYQEIDNLKKNYDHEIVALNQRLTEYSKHNDATPLPAASSNLDSAPRYDSVGGSPGDDQQWRGELDAIHQQGSLEVTKSTDLNSWFSGYDRCNI, from the exons ATGAGGTCGCTCTTCTCCAGGCAGGCGCGCCACCCCACCACGCCGCCTCCCCCCTTCTCCGGCGGCGAGaccccgccgcgccgccgcacgcccAAGGAGAACGTTGACCCTTCCACCCCGGCGCACCATCCCCACTCCGGGGACCACGCCTCCCCTTACCGCTCCCCTTCCTCCGCCGCCAAGCCGCTCCTCACACGGAACCGGAGCCTCCCGCCGCGACCCCCGTCGTCGAACCCCCTCAAGCGGAAGCTCGACGTCTcccccgcgagggccgccgtaggcCCGCCGCCGGAGGCCGCTACCGCGTCCGACTCCGGGGTCCAG GTGGTGGTCAGGATACGCCCCCCGTGCTCGGTGGAGGGGGAGGAGGCTGGGGAGGATGGGCGGGGCCCCGACGCGTGCGTTCGCAAGATGGCGACCAACTCTGTCGCGATCCAGGGGCAGGACTTCACGTTCGACGCGGTCGCCGATGCAGCCTCCACGCAG GAAGATCTATTCAAGCTTGTTGGACAACCGCTGGTCGAGAATTGCTTGTCAGGGTTCAACAGCTCGATATTTGCCTATGGCCAG ACTGGGAGTGGAAAGACATACACAATGTGGGGACCTCTCTCTGCAATTTCAGGAGACTCGATGGGCTGCGAGAGGGGACTGACACCCCGTGTTTTTGAGCAGTTGTTCTCCCGGATTAAAGAA GAACAAGGGAAACACAGAGACAAAGAACTAATTTACAATTGCACCTGCTCTTTTCTCGAG ATCTACAATGAACAGATAACTGATTTGCTAGATCCCATGCAAAAAAATCTTCAG ATAAGAGAGGATGTTAAAACTGCTTGTGTTTATGTTGAATCGTTGACAAAGGAGTTCGTTTTCACTATGAAAGATGTAACTCAGCTATTGGTGAAG GGATTGGCGAACCGGAGAACAGGGTCAACAAGTGCGAATGCAGATAGTTCACGCTCTCATTGTGTTTTTACATGTGTCATCAAATCTGAATCAAAG AATCTTGAAGATGGCTCAAACAGCATTAGAGTAAGCAGGATAAATTTAGTAGATCTTGCTGGATCTGAGCGGCAAAAGCTAACCCATGCAGCTGGGGATCGCCTAAAAGAAGCAGGAAATATAAATCGGTCACTTTCAGCGCTTGG AAACTTGATTAATATACTAGCAGAAATTTCACAATCTGGAAAACAAAGGCACGTTCCATATCGCGATTCAAAGTTGACATTTCTATTACAAGAATCCCTGGGTGGTAATGCAATGCTTGCAATGATTTGTGCTGTTTCGCCGTCAGAAAG ATGTAAGAATGAAACCTTAAGCACTCTAAGGTTTGCTCAACGCGCTAAAGCTATAAAAAACAATGCAGTTGTTAATGAACAAAAAGAGGATGATGTCAATGCACTGCATGAGCAGATCAGACACCTGAAG GATGAACTCCACAGAATGAAATCTAATGGAGGCTCTGAAGGAGGCAATGGCAGCTTTTCTACTGGTTGGAATGCTAGGCGCAGTTTGCATCTGCTAAAAATGAGCTTGAATCGTCCTACGGCATTCCAGGCTATCAAAGAAGACAGCGATGAAGAGATGGAGATAGATGAGAATGATGTTGAGAAGCCCAGTAATCATGATATGGTAATAGCCCTTGCTGGAGATATTGGTTTCAAAAGGCTCCCAGCTTCAGAGGTGACAAATGCTGGTTTTTCACATGTTGATGCGTTTGATGGAGATAAAGTTTTGATGCCTACCAAAAGGTCTTGTTCTGATGCTAGTAAACTTGGAGAAGACAGATGCAACTTAAATCTCGCTGCCAGTATACAGAGAGGACTTCAAGTCATTGAAAGTCACCAAAACAACGGTGCATGGAGGAGAGCCTCAGTTGGGTTAAATGCTAGAATTAGGGATGTTCTGCCTTGCAAGGTTGATGTCTCGACTCAGACTGACCCTGAAGAATCTCAAGCAAGAGATAACACTCTGGCTCTAGTTCCTTCTTGTGTAGTTGAGATTTCTTCAAATGAGAGCAAGGATCCTGATGCTTGCAGAGATCTGCAATTGGTACCAGCTGATGGAGCAGTACCATCTGATGGCCTAAAGCAGCAGCAGATTCTCAAA GCTGTGGAGAAGGTCCTGGCTGGATCAATCAGGCGAGAAATGGCACGTGATGAACAGTGCGCGAAGCAAGCTGTAGAAATTCAACAGCTAAATCGTTTG TACAAGCATGAGCGAGAATGCAGTGCTGTAATTGCACAAACAATGGAAGGCAAGATTGCTAGGCTTGAAAGTTTGATGGATGgaactttaccgactgatgaatttATACATGAGGAGTATCTCTCTCTTATGAATGAGCATAAG ATCCTCCAAAAGAAATATGACAACCACCCTGAAGTCCTACGTGCTGAAATTGAGGTGAAGGCACTCCAGCGGGAATTGGACTTGTGCAGGAATTACATGGATGAGAAAGAGGTTTTACAGGAAGAGATACATCATCTGAAGAGTCAGTTGCATTATATGCTTTCATCTTCTGCATCGCTTCGCAGGCTGTGGCCTTCACCGCAATTGCATCAGAGTGCTAATCCTTCGCCTGGGACaaaagatgatgatggtgatgctaACATTGCGGAAGCTGCTGATTATGCTGAAGCTGAGAGTAAATGGATTGCTCTCATGGATGAGCTCAGGGCTGACCTTGAAGCAAACAAATCTCTTGTTGGAAGGTTGCGGTCGGAATTGGAGTCAGAGAAAAAATGCTCAGAGGAATCGAAGGAAGCATTGCAAACAGCGATGCAGGGATATACTAGAATCTTGGAACAATATgctgaccttgaagagaggcatattGGTTTGCATGCAATGCACAGAAAGATCCTTGATGGGGTTGAAGATGTGAAGATGAGGGCTGCAAAAGCTGGTGTCAAAGGAGTCGAACTAAGGTTCCTCAACTCCCTTGGTGCCGAAATCTCTTTTCTGAGAGCAGAAAATAAAAGCCTTCACGACCAGCGGAAGGATACAGCTGAGGCTGTTCAAGCTGCTGGTGAATTGCTGGTACGACTGAAGGAGGCCGAGGAAGCGACAACAGTTGCCCAG aaCCGAGCCTTGTTAGCAGAGCAGGAGACGGAGAAAGCCTATCAGGAGATAGACAACTTAAAGAAGAACTACGACCATGAAATCGTCGCGCTAAATCAACGCCTGACAGAGTACTCCAAGCACAACGATGCTACACCTCTGCCTGCGGCATCCAGCAATCTCGACTCTGCACCCAGATATGACTCGGTTGGTGGTAGCCCTGGTGATGATCAGCAATGGAGGGGGGAGTTGGACGCCATTCACCAGCAGGGATCACTGGAGGTCACCAAGAGCACTGACCTCAACTCGTGGTTCTCCGGATACGACAGATGCAACATCTGA
- the LOC119364025 gene encoding transcription factor bHLH62-like, with the protein MANEHFFPGEYFSSGLAASFLGASYVQPPCSGFEAAAAMAFGLPWADQHLPVDSSATTAHFDSALSSLVSSPASATAGGGLGFAHGGEDDVAIGDLIGRLGSICNGASANNSCYSTPISSPPRGAPQAFRGYGAIAALETGRLSRVSSSKSLVGNTSGVAATAPLDQSAQLEMSPETDSQPATAVQDPPTKKGAAGSARKRKAAPAKGKAKASLPAVQPSCSMAAINTSPPKRPRVADGSNDENPGAVEEEKAEPAKDYIHVRARRGQATDSHSLAERVRREKIGERMKLLQSLVPSCNKITGKALMLDEIINYVQSLQRQVEFLSMKLSTMNPQLELDEQQIPSKEMAVPGFSYAGSPVAVAAGHSHGAELEGTFSWEQDLQSMVQMGGASSSHRQDPQAFYGE; encoded by the exons ATGGCCAACGAGCACTTCTTCCCCGGCGAGTACTTTTCCTCCGGCCTCGCCGCGTCGTTCCTTGGCGCATCCTACGTGCAGCCGCCGTGTTCAGGGTTCGAGGCCGCCGCGGCTATGGCCTTCGGGCTGCCGTGGGCGGACCAGCATCTTCCAGTAGACTCCTCAGCCACCACGGCGCACTTTGACTCCGCGCTCAGCTCTCTGGTCTCGTCTCCTGCCAGCGCCACCGCCGGCGGAGGCTTAGGCTTCGCGCACGGCGGCGAGGATGACGTCGCCATCGGCGACCTGATCGGCCGGCTCGGTAGCATCTGCAACGGCGCCAGCGCCAACAACTCCTGCTACAGCACGCCTATCAGCTCCCCTCCACGCGGGGCGCCGCAGGCGTTCCGGGGCTACGGCGCCATCGCCGCGCTGGAGACCGGCAGGCTATCCCGGGTGTCAAGCAGCAAGTCGCTCGTCGGCAACACCTCCGGCGTTGCCGCGACGGCACCATTGGATCAGAGCGCCCAACTGGAGATGAGCCCCGAGACGGACAGCCAGCCCGCAACCGCAGTGCAGGACCCGCCCACGAAAAAGGGCGCCGCCGGTTCCGCGCGGAAGCGCAAGGCGGCCCCGGCGAAGGGCAAGGCGAAGGCTTCTTTACCCGCAGTACAGCCCAGTTGCTCC ATGGCGGCAATCAATACGAGCCCGCCGAAGCGGCCGAGGGTCGCCGACGGCAGCAACGACGAAAACCCAGGCGCGGTGGAGGAGGAGAAGGCGGAGCCGGCCAAGGACTACATCCATGTGAGGGCGAGGAGGGGGCAGGCAACCGATAGTCACAGCCTCGCCGAGAGG GTGAGGAGGGAGAAGATCGGTGAGAGGATGAAGCTGCTGCAGTCCCTGGTGCCAAGCTGCAACAAG ATCACCGGCAAGGCACTTATGCTCGACGAGATCATCAACTACGTCCAGTCGCTGCAGCGTCAGGTCGAG TTTCTGTCCATGAAGTTGTCGACCATGAATCCTCAGTTGGAGCTCGACGAGCAGCAGATCCCGTCCAAAGAG ATGGCAGTGCCCGGCTTCTCCTACGCCGGTTCACCCGTCGCCGTCGCGGCCGGCCACAGCCACGGGGCAGAGCTAGAAGGCACTTTCAGCTGGGAGCAAGACCTCCAGAGCATGGTGCAGATGGGGGGAGCCAGCAGCAGCCATAGGCAGGACCCCCAAGCTTTCTACGGCGAGTGA
- the LOC119364026 gene encoding kinesin-like protein KIN-12A isoform X1, producing the protein MRSLFSRQARHPTTPPPPFSGGETPPRRRTPKENVDPSTPAHHPHSGDHASPYRSPSSAAKPLLTRNRSLPPRPPSSNPLKRKLDVSPARAAVGPPPEAATASDSGVQVVVRIRPPCSVEGEEAGEDGRGPDACVRKMATNSVAIQGQDFTFDAVADAASTQEDLFKLVGQPLVENCLSGFNSSIFAYGQTGSGKTYTMWGPLSAISGDSMGCERGLTPRVFEQLFSRIKEEQGKHRDKELIYNCTCSFLEIYNEQITDLLDPMQKNLQIREDVKTACVYVESLTKEFVFTMKDVTQLLVKGLANRRTGSTSANADSSRSHCVFTCVIKSESKNLEDGSNSIRVSRINLVDLAGSERQKLTHAAGDRLKEAGNINRSLSALGNLINILAEISQSGKQRHVPYRDSKLTFLLQESLGGNAMLAMICAVSPSERCKNETLSTLRFAQRAKAIKNNAVVNEQKEDDVNALHEQIRHLKDELHRMKSNGGSEGGNGSFSTGWNARRSLHLLKMSLNRPTAFQAIKEDSDEEMEIDENDVEKPSNHDMVIALAGDIGFKRLPASEVTNAGFSHVDAFDGDKVLMPTKRSCSDASKLGEDRCNLNLAASIQRGLQVIESHQNNGAWRRASVGLNARIRDVLPCKVDVSTQTDPEESQARDNTLALVPSCVVEISSNESKDPDACRDLQLVPADGAVPSDGLKQQQILKAVEKVLAGSIRREMARDEQCAKQAVEIQQLNRLVQQYKHERECSAVIAQTMEGKIARLESLMDGTLPTDEFIHEEYLSLMNEHKILQKKYDNHPEVLRAEIEVKALQRELDLCRNYMDEKEVLQEEIHHLKSQLHYMLSSSASLRRLWPSPQLHQSANPSPGTKDDDGDANIAEAADYAEAESKWIALMDELRADLEANKSLVGRLRSELESEKKCSEESKEALQTAMQGYTRILEQYADLEERHIGLHAMHRKILDGVEDVKMRAAKAGVKGVELRFLNSLGAEISFLRAENKSLHDQRKDTAEAVQAAGELLVRLKEAEEATTVAQNRALLAEQETEKAYQEIDNLKKNYDHEIVALNQRLTEYSKHNDATPLPAASSNLDSAPRYDSVGGSPGDDQQWRGELDAIHQQGSLEVTKSTDLNSWFSGYDRCNI; encoded by the exons ATGAGGTCGCTCTTCTCCAGGCAGGCGCGCCACCCCACCACGCCGCCTCCCCCCTTCTCCGGCGGCGAGaccccgccgcgccgccgcacgcccAAGGAGAACGTTGACCCTTCCACCCCGGCGCACCATCCCCACTCCGGGGACCACGCCTCCCCTTACCGCTCCCCTTCCTCCGCCGCCAAGCCGCTCCTCACACGGAACCGGAGCCTCCCGCCGCGACCCCCGTCGTCGAACCCCCTCAAGCGGAAGCTCGACGTCTcccccgcgagggccgccgtaggcCCGCCGCCGGAGGCCGCTACCGCGTCCGACTCCGGGGTCCAG GTGGTGGTCAGGATACGCCCCCCGTGCTCGGTGGAGGGGGAGGAGGCTGGGGAGGATGGGCGGGGCCCCGACGCGTGCGTTCGCAAGATGGCGACCAACTCTGTCGCGATCCAGGGGCAGGACTTCACGTTCGACGCGGTCGCCGATGCAGCCTCCACGCAG GAAGATCTATTCAAGCTTGTTGGACAACCGCTGGTCGAGAATTGCTTGTCAGGGTTCAACAGCTCGATATTTGCCTATGGCCAG ACTGGGAGTGGAAAGACATACACAATGTGGGGACCTCTCTCTGCAATTTCAGGAGACTCGATGGGCTGCGAGAGGGGACTGACACCCCGTGTTTTTGAGCAGTTGTTCTCCCGGATTAAAGAA GAACAAGGGAAACACAGAGACAAAGAACTAATTTACAATTGCACCTGCTCTTTTCTCGAG ATCTACAATGAACAGATAACTGATTTGCTAGATCCCATGCAAAAAAATCTTCAG ATAAGAGAGGATGTTAAAACTGCTTGTGTTTATGTTGAATCGTTGACAAAGGAGTTCGTTTTCACTATGAAAGATGTAACTCAGCTATTGGTGAAG GGATTGGCGAACCGGAGAACAGGGTCAACAAGTGCGAATGCAGATAGTTCACGCTCTCATTGTGTTTTTACATGTGTCATCAAATCTGAATCAAAG AATCTTGAAGATGGCTCAAACAGCATTAGAGTAAGCAGGATAAATTTAGTAGATCTTGCTGGATCTGAGCGGCAAAAGCTAACCCATGCAGCTGGGGATCGCCTAAAAGAAGCAGGAAATATAAATCGGTCACTTTCAGCGCTTGG AAACTTGATTAATATACTAGCAGAAATTTCACAATCTGGAAAACAAAGGCACGTTCCATATCGCGATTCAAAGTTGACATTTCTATTACAAGAATCCCTGGGTGGTAATGCAATGCTTGCAATGATTTGTGCTGTTTCGCCGTCAGAAAG ATGTAAGAATGAAACCTTAAGCACTCTAAGGTTTGCTCAACGCGCTAAAGCTATAAAAAACAATGCAGTTGTTAATGAACAAAAAGAGGATGATGTCAATGCACTGCATGAGCAGATCAGACACCTGAAG GATGAACTCCACAGAATGAAATCTAATGGAGGCTCTGAAGGAGGCAATGGCAGCTTTTCTACTGGTTGGAATGCTAGGCGCAGTTTGCATCTGCTAAAAATGAGCTTGAATCGTCCTACGGCATTCCAGGCTATCAAAGAAGACAGCGATGAAGAGATGGAGATAGATGAGAATGATGTTGAGAAGCCCAGTAATCATGATATGGTAATAGCCCTTGCTGGAGATATTGGTTTCAAAAGGCTCCCAGCTTCAGAGGTGACAAATGCTGGTTTTTCACATGTTGATGCGTTTGATGGAGATAAAGTTTTGATGCCTACCAAAAGGTCTTGTTCTGATGCTAGTAAACTTGGAGAAGACAGATGCAACTTAAATCTCGCTGCCAGTATACAGAGAGGACTTCAAGTCATTGAAAGTCACCAAAACAACGGTGCATGGAGGAGAGCCTCAGTTGGGTTAAATGCTAGAATTAGGGATGTTCTGCCTTGCAAGGTTGATGTCTCGACTCAGACTGACCCTGAAGAATCTCAAGCAAGAGATAACACTCTGGCTCTAGTTCCTTCTTGTGTAGTTGAGATTTCTTCAAATGAGAGCAAGGATCCTGATGCTTGCAGAGATCTGCAATTGGTACCAGCTGATGGAGCAGTACCATCTGATGGCCTAAAGCAGCAGCAGATTCTCAAA GCTGTGGAGAAGGTCCTGGCTGGATCAATCAGGCGAGAAATGGCACGTGATGAACAGTGCGCGAAGCAAGCTGTAGAAATTCAACAGCTAAATCGTTTG GTGCAACAGTACAAGCATGAGCGAGAATGCAGTGCTGTAATTGCACAAACAATGGAAGGCAAGATTGCTAGGCTTGAAAGTTTGATGGATGgaactttaccgactgatgaatttATACATGAGGAGTATCTCTCTCTTATGAATGAGCATAAG ATCCTCCAAAAGAAATATGACAACCACCCTGAAGTCCTACGTGCTGAAATTGAGGTGAAGGCACTCCAGCGGGAATTGGACTTGTGCAGGAATTACATGGATGAGAAAGAGGTTTTACAGGAAGAGATACATCATCTGAAGAGTCAGTTGCATTATATGCTTTCATCTTCTGCATCGCTTCGCAGGCTGTGGCCTTCACCGCAATTGCATCAGAGTGCTAATCCTTCGCCTGGGACaaaagatgatgatggtgatgctaACATTGCGGAAGCTGCTGATTATGCTGAAGCTGAGAGTAAATGGATTGCTCTCATGGATGAGCTCAGGGCTGACCTTGAAGCAAACAAATCTCTTGTTGGAAGGTTGCGGTCGGAATTGGAGTCAGAGAAAAAATGCTCAGAGGAATCGAAGGAAGCATTGCAAACAGCGATGCAGGGATATACTAGAATCTTGGAACAATATgctgaccttgaagagaggcatattGGTTTGCATGCAATGCACAGAAAGATCCTTGATGGGGTTGAAGATGTGAAGATGAGGGCTGCAAAAGCTGGTGTCAAAGGAGTCGAACTAAGGTTCCTCAACTCCCTTGGTGCCGAAATCTCTTTTCTGAGAGCAGAAAATAAAAGCCTTCACGACCAGCGGAAGGATACAGCTGAGGCTGTTCAAGCTGCTGGTGAATTGCTGGTACGACTGAAGGAGGCCGAGGAAGCGACAACAGTTGCCCAG aaCCGAGCCTTGTTAGCAGAGCAGGAGACGGAGAAAGCCTATCAGGAGATAGACAACTTAAAGAAGAACTACGACCATGAAATCGTCGCGCTAAATCAACGCCTGACAGAGTACTCCAAGCACAACGATGCTACACCTCTGCCTGCGGCATCCAGCAATCTCGACTCTGCACCCAGATATGACTCGGTTGGTGGTAGCCCTGGTGATGATCAGCAATGGAGGGGGGAGTTGGACGCCATTCACCAGCAGGGATCACTGGAGGTCACCAAGAGCACTGACCTCAACTCGTGGTTCTCCGGATACGACAGATGCAACATCTGA